One stretch of Anolis carolinensis isolate JA03-04 chromosome 3, rAnoCar3.1.pri, whole genome shotgun sequence DNA includes these proteins:
- the fas gene encoding tumor necrosis factor receptor superfamily member 6 isoform X1: MTGKLLLYLLTLCPACSLISGPSLDNDSHRPYKKRFAVKRISKRDGIICQLNMQYQFNTTTGVICCSSCNPGSVAINIGCTKTYPITKCKNCIEGKEYMDKFNHKTKCLRCNDCDKEHGLEVETNCTAKQNVKCKCRPGFFCNSPPCQHCDPCDTCEEGTVLEKCTETQNTKCQRREHVPWYKWALPILFVILVAVPVIFIICKRMRNNRRTYRIPPGDKNNETEPMYPDIDLTPCIPDIAEEMKLEQVMKFVRKLGVSPVCIDAVKNNNNNDVTEQKIKLLECWYQETGRKGAFKTLITTLDKLDLRATADKIQQKINPEA, encoded by the exons ATGACTGGCAAACTCCTTCTCTACCTTTTAACATTGTGTCCT GCATGTAGCTTAATTTCTGGACCATCGCTTGATAATGATTCACACAGACCATATAAAAAGCGTTTTGCAGTGAAACGTATTTCTAAGCGGGATGGTATTATCTGTCAACTTAACATGCAATATCAATTCAATACAACTACTGGTGTCATCTGCTGTAGCTCTTGTAATCCCG GTTCTGTTGCTATAAATATTGGTTGTACAAAAACTTATCCTATAACCAAATGCAAAAACTGCATAGAGGGGAAAGAGTACATGGACAAATTCAATCATAAAACCAAATGTCTGCGGTGCAATGATTGTGACAAAGAACATG GACTGGAAGTTGAAACAAATTGTACTGCTAAGCAGAATGTGAAATGTAAATGCAGACCTGGTTTCTTTTGCAATTCTCCACCATGCCAACACTGTGACCCATGTGATAC GTGTGAAGAAGGTACAGTTTTAGAAAAGTGCACTGAAACTCAAAATACCAAATGTCAAAGGAGAG AACATGTACCGTGGTATAAGTGGGCACTTCCAATTCTTTTTGTGATTTTGGTTGCAGTTCCTGTGATATTCATTATATGTAAGAGAA TGAGAAATAACAGGAGGACATACAGAATCCCACCTGGAGATAAGAACAAT GAAACGGAGCCTATGTATCCAG ATATTGACTTGACCCCTTGTATTCCTGACATTGCAGAGGAGATGAAACTAGAGCAAGTAATGAAGTTTGTTCGGAAATTGGGTGTATCCCCTGTTTGTATAGATGCagtcaagaataataataacaatgatgtcACTGagcagaaaataaaattattagagTGCTGGTATCAAGAGACAGGCAGAAAAGGTGCCTTTAAGACTCTAATCACCACCCTGGATAAACTTGATCTTCGTGCTACTGCTGATAAGATTCAACAAAAAATAAATCCTGAGGCATGA
- the fas gene encoding tumor necrosis factor receptor superfamily member 6 isoform X2, giving the protein MTGKLLLYLLTLCPACSLISGPSLDNDSHRPYKKRFAVKRISKRDGIICQLNMQYQFNTTTGVICCSSCNPGSVAINIGCTKTYPITKCKNCIEGKEYMDKFNHKTKCLRCNDCDKEHGLEVETNCTAKQNVKCKCRPGFFCNSPPCQHCDPCDTCEEGTVLEKCTETQNTKCQRREHVPWYKWALPILFVILVAVPVIFIICKRMRNNRRTYRIPPGDKNNETEPMYPGRCKIRSYIKWTFNSAFGNRVVILEFTKSFCMDEKWCFSCYWTPPPINLAQLMVQQHLKIQILFPCTNYCIENPTAPPIIKHNED; this is encoded by the exons ATGACTGGCAAACTCCTTCTCTACCTTTTAACATTGTGTCCT GCATGTAGCTTAATTTCTGGACCATCGCTTGATAATGATTCACACAGACCATATAAAAAGCGTTTTGCAGTGAAACGTATTTCTAAGCGGGATGGTATTATCTGTCAACTTAACATGCAATATCAATTCAATACAACTACTGGTGTCATCTGCTGTAGCTCTTGTAATCCCG GTTCTGTTGCTATAAATATTGGTTGTACAAAAACTTATCCTATAACCAAATGCAAAAACTGCATAGAGGGGAAAGAGTACATGGACAAATTCAATCATAAAACCAAATGTCTGCGGTGCAATGATTGTGACAAAGAACATG GACTGGAAGTTGAAACAAATTGTACTGCTAAGCAGAATGTGAAATGTAAATGCAGACCTGGTTTCTTTTGCAATTCTCCACCATGCCAACACTGTGACCCATGTGATAC GTGTGAAGAAGGTACAGTTTTAGAAAAGTGCACTGAAACTCAAAATACCAAATGTCAAAGGAGAG AACATGTACCGTGGTATAAGTGGGCACTTCCAATTCTTTTTGTGATTTTGGTTGCAGTTCCTGTGATATTCATTATATGTAAGAGAA TGAGAAATAACAGGAGGACATACAGAATCCCACCTGGAGATAAGAACAAT GAAACGGAGCCTATGTATCCAG GGAGATGTAAAATCAGAAGTTACATCAAATGGACGTTCAACTCAGCTTTCGGAAACAGAGTTGTCATACTTGAATTCACCAAGAGTTTTTGTATGGATGAAAAGTGGTGTTTCAGTTGTTATTGGACTCCACCTCCCATAAACCTAGCACAGTTGATGGTTCAACAACATCTCAAAATCCAAATATTGTTTCCCTGCACTAACTACTGCATAGAAAATCCAACAGCTCCTCCCATTATTAAACacaatgaggattaa